The DNA segment GGCAGTATGCGGATTATAAAAGATAGAAATATTTGGATTTCACTTTCTGCTGTAGTCGGCATAGAAGCTTTTAGAATAAGTATTACGCAGGATAGTGTGAAAATGATTAACAGATTGAACAAAACTTATTTTAAAGGAAATTATGAAATTATAAATGATTTGCTTAAAACTCCTTTTGACTTTGATATGTTGCAGGCTTTTATTACTGGAAACGACTTTGCTTATTATGAAAACAATATTTTTAAAGTGGGCGAAGATGCTGTTTCTTATAAAATTTCAACTCCAAGCAGAAAAAAACTTAAAAACTATATTGCTAATGCCACCGACTTGCAAAGAATATTAATTCAAGATATATGGATTGACCCTATTTCCTACAAAATCATAAAGCAGCAATTAAAAGAAGTTTCAAAAGTAAACAGTAAGTTAGTGCTTGATTATTCTGAGTTTACTGATATTGCAGGACAAAAACTTGCACGTAAAATAGATGTTGACATTGATGCTGACAAAAAAATGAAAATTGTTGTTAATTTTGATAAAGTTACTGTTGATGAGGAATTAAATTTGCCATTTAGCATTCCAGCATCGTATGTTTCTATTGAAGAAAAACAAAAACAATGAAATCTATTTGTTTTATATATTTTTTGATTACGGTGTTGCTTTTATCTTTCAGCAATTTATCTATTGCTCAAAGTAAGGACAAAAAATCGCTTCAAAATCAAAAAAACAAAATAGAAAAAGATATTTCAAATACTTCAAAGCTGATTAAAGAAACTCAAAGCAGCACTAAGAAAACAACTCAAGAAATAAAACTCATTGAAAGTCAAATGAGAAATTATGAAAGATTAATTCATAACAACTCATTAAATATGATTTTGCTGGAAAAAGAAATAGAGAATAAGAAAAATTCAATTCTAAAAATGCAAAAAGAAGTTGAGCTTTTGAAGGCTCAATATGCGAAAATGGTTTATTTTTTATATCTAACGCGGAAGCCAGCAAATCGTTTAGTTTATTTATTTAGTTCGAAAAGTTTTAATCAGGCATGGCAAAGGATGAACTATTTTAAAGAATATTCTGTTATAAGAAAAACGCAGGTGCAGCG comes from the Bacteroidales bacterium genome and includes:
- a CDS encoding DUF4292 domain-containing protein is translated as MNRFLIFTLILFSMLSCKVNREVKKEIKQNILQEQGVETIFSEMKDAQFDFRTLNAKFNAKVLSEKENYSFGGSMRIIKDRNIWISLSAVVGIEAFRISITQDSVKMINRLNKTYFKGNYEIINDLLKTPFDFDMLQAFITGNDFAYYENNIFKVGEDAVSYKISTPSRKKLKNYIANATDLQRILIQDIWIDPISYKIIKQQLKEVSKVNSKLVLDYSEFTDIAGQKLARKIDVDIDADKKMKIVVNFDKVTVDEELNLPFSIPASYVSIEEKQKQ